In Mycobacterium tuberculosis H37Rv, a single window of DNA contains:
- a CDS encoding hypothetical protein (This region is a possible MT-complex-specific genomic island (See Becq et al., 2007 PMID:17545187).), with translation MWRHLWLMQPQRRYPRGSGTTRTARRDAGVAPLYGVSRVTVLASTTATTAPPVKSFPDLL, from the coding sequence ATGTGGCGCCACCTGTGGCTCATGCAGCCCCAACGCCGATACCCGCGTGGTTCCGGTACTACCAGAACTGCAAGGCGGGACGCGGGGGTGGCCCCGCTCTATGGGGTGAGCCGGGTTACCGTCTTGGCCTCGACCACGGCGACGACGGCACCGCCTGTGAAGAGTTTCCCTGACTTGTTGTAG
- a CDS encoding hypothetical protein (This region is a possible MT-complex-specific genomic island (See Becq et al., 2007 PMID:17545187).), with translation MRADMSVTSMLDREVYVYAEVDKLIGLPAGTAKRWINGYERGGKDHPPILRVTPGATPWVTWGEFVETRMLAEYRDRRKVPIVRQRAAIEELRARFNLRYPLAHLRPFLSTHERDLTMGGEEIGLPDAEVTIRTGQALLGDARWLASIATPGRDEVGEAVIVELPVDKAFPEIVINPSRYSGQPTFVGRRVSPVTIAQMVDGGEEREDLAADYGLSLKQIQDAIDYTKKYRLARLVAA, from the coding sequence ATGCGTGCGGACATGTCCGTCACCTCGATGCTCGACCGAGAGGTCTACGTATACGCCGAGGTCGATAAGCTGATCGGCCTCCCCGCCGGCACCGCGAAGCGGTGGATCAACGGCTACGAGCGTGGCGGCAAAGATCACCCGCCGATCCTCCGCGTCACGCCGGGAGCTACGCCGTGGGTTACGTGGGGCGAGTTCGTCGAGACTCGCATGCTTGCTGAATACCGCGACCGCCGGAAAGTGCCAATAGTGCGGCAGCGCGCAGCGATTGAAGAACTGCGTGCGCGGTTCAATCTCCGATACCCGCTGGCACATCTGCGGCCGTTCTTGTCAACGCACGAGCGGGATCTGACGATGGGCGGCGAGGAGATTGGTCTGCCGGATGCGGAAGTGACGATCCGTACTGGGCAAGCGTTGCTTGGTGATGCCCGGTGGCTCGCCAGCATCGCGACACCCGGTCGGGATGAGGTTGGCGAAGCCGTGATCGTCGAACTGCCCGTCGACAAGGCCTTTCCCGAAATCGTCATCAACCCAAGCCGATATAGCGGGCAGCCCACGTTCGTTGGGCGTCGTGTGTCGCCGGTGACGATCGCCCAAATGGTAGACGGCGGTGAGGAACGCGAGGACCTGGCCGCCGACTACGGTCTCAGCCTGAAGCAGATTCAAGACGCAATCGACTACACCAAGAAGTACCGGCTGGCCCGACTGGTGGCGGCATAA
- a CDS encoding hypothetical protein (This region is a possible MT-complex-specific genomic island (See Becq et al., 2007 PMID:17545187).): MATSSDDITINRHPPLNCAVNRHDESRRSPLRRGLLANGLRERQAGALFERYESQFDSFGYIEKVRYRGSGYRVEDVYARADSGPSAGAELPVGP, translated from the coding sequence TTGGCCACCAGTAGCGACGACATCACCATAAATCGACACCCTCCGTTGAATTGCGCCGTAAATCGCCACGACGAAAGCCGACGGTCTCCGCTGCGCCGGGGCCTACTCGCCAACGGCCTAAGAGAGAGGCAAGCTGGGGCATTATTCGAACGTTACGAAAGCCAGTTCGATTCATTCGGATATATCGAGAAGGTGCGGTATCGGGGCTCAGGGTATCGAGTCGAAGACGTTTATGCCCGAGCGGACAGTGGACCTAGCGCCGGTGCTGAGCTTCCTGTCGGCCCATGA
- a CDS encoding excisionase (This region is a possible MT-complex-specific genomic island (See Becq et al., 2007 PMID:17545187).): MVAALHAGKAVTIAPQSMTLTTQQAADLLGVSRPTVVRLIKSGELAAERIGNRHRLVLDDVLAYREARRQRQYDALAESAMDIDADEDPEVICEQLREARRVVAARRRTERRRA, translated from the coding sequence GTGGTGGCTGCGCTGCACGCCGGCAAGGCGGTGACCATCGCGCCGCAGAGCATGACGCTGACCACCCAGCAGGCCGCCGACCTTCTCGGGGTGAGTCGTCCGACCGTGGTGCGTCTGATCAAGAGCGGCGAGCTGGCCGCCGAGCGCATCGGGAATCGCCACCGGCTCGTGCTCGACGACGTGTTGGCCTACCGGGAGGCCCGCCGGCAGCGCCAGTACGACGCGCTTGCCGAGAGCGCAATGGACATCGACGCCGACGAGGATCCCGAGGTGATTTGCGAGCAGTTGCGTGAGGCGCGGCGTGTTGTCGCCGCGCGCCGTAGAACTGAGCGGCGGCGCGCCTGA
- a CDS encoding hypothetical protein (This region is a possible MT-complex-specific genomic island (See Becq et al., 2007 PMID:17545187).) codes for MAPTGQAVDVAVREGAGDVGYSVERENLPADDPVRNGNRWRVIAVDTEHHRIAARRLGDGARAAFSGDYLHEHITHGYAITVHASQGTTAHSTHAVLGDNTSRATLYVAMTPARESNTAYLCERTAGEGARVDLAGWDLWVSGKAEAMSDEKSASPVWCRVGARCDHRGKRSCW; via the coding sequence GTGGCGCCGACAGGCCAGGCCGTCGACGTCGCGGTACGTGAAGGCGCCGGCGATGTCGGCTACAGCGTCGAGCGAGAGAATCTTCCGGCCGACGATCCGGTGCGCAACGGCAACCGCTGGCGGGTCATCGCGGTCGACACCGAACACCACCGGATCGCCGCCCGCCGCCTGGGCGACGGCGCACGCGCCGCCTTCAGCGGCGACTACCTGCACGAGCACATCACCCACGGATATGCCATCACCGTCCACGCCAGCCAGGGCACCACGGCTCACTCCACCCACGCTGTGCTGGGCGACAACACCAGCCGAGCAACGCTGTACGTGGCAATGACGCCGGCACGCGAGTCGAACACCGCTTACCTATGCGAGCGAACGGCGGGCGAAGGCGCGCGAGTGGATCTCGCCGGATGGGACCTTTGGGTGAGTGGGAAAGCTGAGGCAATGAGTGACGAGAAATCCGCATCGCCAGTTTGGTGCCGTGTCGGAGCTCGGTGCGATCATCGGGGAAAGCGTTCCTGCTGGTGA
- a CDS encoding hypothetical protein (This region is a possible MT-complex-specific genomic island (See Becq et al., 2007 PMID:17545187).) yields MMKEIELHLVDAAAPSGEIAIKDLAALATALQELTTRISRDPINTPGPGRTKQFMEELSQLASAPGPDIDGGIDLTDDEFQAFLQAARS; encoded by the coding sequence ATGATGAAGGAGATCGAGCTCCATCTGGTTGACGCTGCCGCCCCCAGCGGCGAGATTGCGATCAAGGACCTAGCCGCCCTCGCGACTGCTCTGCAGGAATTGACGACTCGAATCAGCCGCGACCCAATCAACACGCCCGGGCCTGGTCGCACAAAACAGTTTATGGAAGAGCTCTCGCAACTGGCCAGCGCCCCCGGGCCAGACATCGACGGCGGGATCGACCTAACTGACGATGAATTCCAGGCGTTTCTTCAGGCGGCGCGTTCGTGA
- the uspA gene encoding sugar ABC transporter permease UspA, whose translation MRDAPRRRTALAYALLAPSLVGVVAFLLLPILVVVWLSLHRWDLLGPLRYVGLTNWRSVLTDSGFADSLVVTAVFVAIVVPAQTVLGLLAASLLARRLPGTGLFRTLYVLPWICAPLAIAVMWRWIVAPTDGAISTVLGHRIEWLTDPGLALPVVSAVVVWTNVGYVSLFFLAGLMAIPQDIHNAARTDGASAWQRFWRITLPMLRPTMFFVLVTGIISAAQVFDTVYALTGGGPQGSTDLVAHRIYAEAFGAAAIGRASVMAVVLFVILVGATVVQHLYFRRRISYELT comes from the coding sequence ATGCGCGACGCGCCACGTCGGAGGACGGCACTGGCATATGCCCTGCTGGCGCCCAGCCTGGTGGGCGTGGTCGCCTTCTTGTTGCTGCCCATCCTGGTGGTGGTATGGCTGAGCCTGCACCGGTGGGACTTGCTGGGCCCACTGCGCTACGTCGGCCTGACCAACTGGCGGTCGGTGCTGACCGATTCCGGCTTCGCAGACTCATTGGTGGTCACCGCCGTCTTCGTGGCGATCGTGGTCCCGGCGCAGACAGTACTGGGACTGCTGGCCGCGTCCCTGCTGGCCCGGCGACTGCCGGGCACCGGCCTGTTCCGCACGCTGTACGTGCTGCCCTGGATCTGTGCACCGCTGGCGATCGCGGTGATGTGGCGCTGGATTGTGGCGCCCACCGACGGCGCGATCAGCACTGTGCTCGGACACCGCATCGAATGGCTCACCGATCCAGGCCTCGCGCTTCCTGTGGTTTCGGCCGTCGTGGTGTGGACCAACGTCGGATATGTCTCGTTGTTCTTCCTAGCCGGATTAATGGCGATTCCGCAGGACATTCACAACGCCGCACGCACCGACGGCGCCAGTGCCTGGCAGCGCTTCTGGCGCATCACCCTGCCCATGTTGCGGCCCACCATGTTCTTCGTCCTGGTTACCGGAATCATCAGCGCCGCACAGGTTTTCGACACCGTCTACGCGCTGACTGGCGGTGGGCCGCAGGGCAGCACCGACCTGGTGGCCCACCGCATCTACGCCGAGGCGTTTGGGGCCGCGGCAATCGGGCGGGCATCGGTGATGGCGGTGGTGCTGTTCGTCATCCTGGTCGGTGCCACCGTGGTGCAGCATCTGTATTTCCGGCGGCGGATCAGCTATGAGCTCACCTAG
- the uspB gene encoding sugar ABC transporter permease UspB: protein MSSPSRVSNTAVYAVLTIGAVITLSPFLLGLLTSFTSAHQFATGTPLQLPRPPTLANYADIADAGFRRAAVVTALMTAVILLGQLTFSVLAAYAFARLQFRGRDALFWVYVATLMVPGTVTVVPLYLMMAQLGLRNTFWALVLPFMFGSPYAIFLLREHFRLIPDDLINAARLDGANTLDVIVHVVIPSSRPVLAALAMITVVSQWNNFMWPLVITSGHKWRVLTVATADLQSRFNDQWTLVMAATTVAIVPLIALFVTFQRHIVASIVVSGLK, encoded by the coding sequence ATGAGCTCACCTAGTCGCGTCTCCAACACTGCGGTCTACGCGGTGCTGACGATCGGCGCGGTAATCACGCTGTCCCCCTTCTTGCTTGGCCTGTTGACCTCGTTCACTTCCGCACACCAGTTCGCGACGGGTACTCCGCTGCAGTTGCCGCGACCGCCCACGCTGGCCAACTACGCCGATATCGCCGATGCCGGATTTCGCCGCGCGGCGGTGGTGACCGCGTTGATGACGGCGGTGATCCTGCTGGGCCAGCTGACATTTTCGGTGCTGGCCGCCTACGCGTTCGCGCGGTTGCAATTTCGGGGACGTGATGCGTTGTTCTGGGTCTACGTCGCAACCTTGATGGTGCCGGGGACGGTGACCGTGGTGCCGCTGTATCTGATGATGGCCCAGCTAGGCCTGCGCAACACGTTCTGGGCGTTGGTGCTCCCGTTTATGTTCGGTTCGCCGTACGCGATTTTCCTGCTACGCGAGCACTTTCGCCTCATCCCAGATGACTTGATCAATGCCGCGCGCCTCGACGGTGCCAACACTTTGGACGTGATCGTGCATGTGGTGATCCCAAGCAGCCGGCCGGTCCTGGCCGCCTTGGCGATGATCACCGTGGTCTCGCAGTGGAACAACTTCATGTGGCCGTTGGTGATCACCAGCGGCCACAAATGGCGTGTCCTAACGGTGGCGACGGCTGACCTGCAGTCGCGGTTCAACGACCAGTGGACGCTGGTGATGGCGGCGACCACGGTGGCAATCGTGCCGCTGATTGCGCTCTTCGTGACCTTCCAGCGGCACATCGTCGCATCGATTGTGGTCTCGGGGCTCAAGTGA